The following are encoded in a window of Aromatoleum petrolei genomic DNA:
- the fusA gene encoding elongation factor G — protein sequence MTPASVHDIRNLALLGHAGCGKTTLLEALLVASGTIGAAGTIERGDTISDFDAQEKAMAHSLSTSLAHLEWAGHWVNLLDTPGLPDLAGRALSALPAVETAAVLVSAPAGIESGTRRMMEAARDKCRLIVVSKIDAATPASLAALLEDLCTTFGRECLPINLPSASGDSVIDCFFAPDANREPAFSSVLAAHDSIVDQVVELDEALMASYLEQGESLDPEQLHAPFEQALREGHLIPVCFVSARTGAGVKEMLDILGRLMPDPTEGNPPRFLKGEGSAAQEVDVAADPDRHVIAHVFQVANDPYRGKLGLFRIHQGRISPNTQLYIGDSRKPFKVSHLLRLQGKSQAETPLGVPGDICAVARVDDIHPNAVLHDSHDEDNYHLAPGSYPQPVFGLALIPQKHGDEQKLAEALARLLDEDPCIEVGFDHQARQTVVRGLGELHLKIILEQLRARWNLQFDTATPSVPYRETINGAAEARYRHKKQSGGAGQFGEVALRVESLPRGSGIELGNEVKGGAIPTNYLPAVEKGVRQALAEGALAGFPVQDVRVVLVDGKAHAVDSNEVSFVTAGRHATLEALVGARPVVLEPLVSVTVKIADGNFGEVSAEFAGRRGHLTTTESPASGVMLLTATLPLAEMEGFEARLKAICAGESEFSMAAAGYEPAPQDVQQRLAKAWTGHGSGQ from the coding sequence ATGACACCTGCTTCGGTTCACGACATCCGCAACCTTGCCCTGCTCGGCCACGCCGGCTGCGGCAAGACCACCCTGCTCGAGGCCCTGCTCGTCGCCTCGGGCACCATCGGCGCCGCCGGCACGATCGAGCGCGGCGATACCATCAGCGATTTCGACGCCCAGGAAAAGGCGATGGCGCATTCGCTATCGACCTCGCTCGCGCACCTCGAATGGGCCGGGCACTGGGTCAACCTCCTCGACACCCCGGGACTGCCCGATCTCGCCGGCCGCGCCCTGTCCGCGCTCCCCGCAGTCGAAACCGCGGCGGTGCTGGTCAGCGCGCCCGCCGGCATCGAAAGCGGCACCCGCCGCATGATGGAGGCCGCGCGCGACAAATGCCGCCTCATCGTCGTCTCGAAGATCGACGCGGCCACGCCGGCGTCACTCGCCGCGCTGCTGGAAGACCTGTGCACCACCTTCGGACGCGAGTGCCTGCCGATCAACCTGCCGTCCGCAAGCGGCGATTCGGTGATCGACTGCTTCTTCGCCCCCGACGCCAACCGCGAACCGGCCTTCTCCTCCGTCCTGGCCGCGCACGACAGCATCGTCGATCAGGTCGTAGAGCTCGACGAGGCGCTGATGGCAAGCTATCTCGAACAGGGCGAATCACTCGACCCCGAGCAGCTCCACGCCCCCTTCGAGCAAGCCCTGCGCGAAGGCCACCTCATCCCGGTGTGCTTCGTGTCGGCGCGCACCGGCGCCGGCGTCAAGGAAATGCTCGACATCCTCGGCCGCCTCATGCCCGATCCGACCGAAGGCAATCCGCCGCGCTTCCTCAAGGGCGAAGGCTCTGCCGCACAGGAAGTCGACGTCGCAGCCGATCCGGACCGCCACGTCATCGCACACGTATTCCAGGTCGCCAACGACCCCTACCGCGGCAAGCTGGGCCTGTTCCGCATCCACCAGGGACGCATCAGCCCCAACACCCAACTCTACATCGGCGACAGCCGCAAGCCCTTCAAGGTCTCGCACCTGCTGCGCCTGCAGGGGAAGAGCCAGGCGGAGACGCCTCTGGGCGTGCCCGGCGACATCTGCGCCGTGGCGCGCGTCGACGACATCCACCCGAACGCAGTGCTGCACGACTCGCATGACGAGGACAACTACCATCTCGCCCCCGGCAGCTACCCGCAGCCCGTGTTCGGTCTCGCGCTGATTCCGCAGAAGCATGGCGACGAACAGAAGCTCGCCGAGGCGCTCGCGCGCCTGCTCGACGAAGACCCGTGCATCGAAGTCGGCTTCGACCACCAGGCCCGCCAGACCGTCGTGCGCGGGCTCGGCGAGCTGCACCTGAAGATCATCCTCGAGCAGCTGCGCGCGCGCTGGAACCTGCAGTTCGACACCGCGACACCGTCCGTGCCCTACCGCGAGACGATCAACGGCGCGGCCGAGGCGCGCTACCGGCACAAGAAGCAGAGCGGCGGCGCCGGCCAGTTCGGCGAAGTCGCGCTGCGCGTCGAATCGCTGCCGCGCGGCTCGGGCATCGAACTCGGCAACGAGGTCAAGGGCGGAGCGATTCCGACCAACTACCTGCCCGCAGTCGAGAAAGGCGTGCGCCAGGCATTGGCCGAAGGCGCGCTCGCCGGTTTCCCGGTGCAGGACGTCCGGGTCGTGCTCGTCGACGGCAAGGCCCATGCTGTGGACTCGAACGAGGTGTCCTTCGTCACCGCCGGCCGGCACGCAACGCTCGAGGCGCTGGTCGGCGCGCGGCCGGTGGTCCTGGAACCGCTCGTCAGCGTCACGGTGAAGATCGCCGACGGCAACTTTGGCGAGGTCAGCGCCGAATTTGCGGGCCGGCGCGGCCACCTGACGACGACAGAAAGCCCCGCGAGTGGCGTCATGCTACTCACGGCGACGCTGCCGCTGGCCGAGATGGAAGGCTTCGAGGCACGCCTGAAGGCCATCTGCGCCGGAGAAAGTGAATTCTCGATGGCCGCCGCCGGCTATGAGCCAGCACCGCAGGACGTGCAGCAACGTCTCGCCAAGGCCTGGACTGGCCACGGCAGCGGGCAGTAA
- a CDS encoding DUF4212 domain-containing protein — MKLTEQHRVYWRRNLLLTFSLLSVWFLVSFVAGYYADELNRFTFMSFPLGFYIFAQGSQITFVILIGIYVLAMNHLDRKYQIGEKR; from the coding sequence ATGAAGCTCACCGAACAGCACCGGGTTTACTGGCGCAGAAACCTGTTGCTGACCTTCTCGCTGCTGTCGGTGTGGTTTCTCGTGAGCTTCGTCGCCGGCTATTATGCCGACGAGCTCAACCGCTTCACGTTCATGAGCTTCCCGCTCGGCTTCTACATCTTCGCCCAGGGCTCGCAAATCACCTTCGTCATTTTGATCGGGATTTACGTGCTGGCGATGAACCACCTGGACCGCAAATACCAGATCGGCGAGAAACGCTGA
- a CDS encoding sodium:solute symporter family protein, protein MDLQTTIYIVVGLSFALYIGIAIWARAGSTSEFYVAGGGVPPVMNGMATAADWMSAASFISMAGLIANMGYGGGLFLMGWTGGYVLLACLLAPYLRKFGKFTVPQFIGDRFYSKTASTVAVVCLLTASITYIIGQMTGVGVAFSRFLGVSSETGIYVGMGIVFMYAVFGGMKGITYTQVAQYIVLIFAYTIPAIFISLQLTGNPIPQLGLGSDMSGSNLSLLTTLDQVVTDLGFGKYTTTTAGSTLNMFVYTMSLMIGTAGLPHVIMRFFTVPKVADARTSAGWALVFIAILYTTAPAVAAMAKLNLHSTVNAAVMKGGDLYAPEASLKAEERPDWMKRWEKTGLLKFEDKNGDGRIQYYNDATKNADAKAKAEQAGWKGNELTVNADIIVLANPEIALLPNWVIALVAAGGLAAALSTAAGLLMAISAAVSHDLIKGVFMPDITEKGELMAGKIAMAVAIVISGWLGLNPPGFAAGTVALAFGIAASSLFPAIMMGIFSKKMNKEGAVSGMLAGLFVTLFYVFAHKGIFFIKGTEFLGLIGGANSFFGITPEAFGAIGALINFGVAFVVDKLTQEPPEHIQHLVESVRVPRGAKAVDGAHAH, encoded by the coding sequence ATGGATCTGCAAACCACAATCTACATTGTCGTCGGGTTGAGTTTCGCCCTGTACATAGGCATCGCCATCTGGGCGCGTGCGGGTTCGACGTCCGAGTTCTACGTCGCCGGCGGCGGCGTGCCCCCGGTCATGAACGGCATGGCGACAGCGGCCGACTGGATGTCGGCGGCCTCGTTCATCTCGATGGCCGGCCTGATCGCCAACATGGGCTACGGCGGCGGCCTGTTCCTGATGGGATGGACCGGCGGTTACGTCCTATTGGCGTGCCTGCTTGCTCCCTACCTCCGGAAGTTCGGCAAGTTCACCGTGCCCCAGTTCATCGGCGACCGGTTCTACTCGAAGACCGCCTCGACCGTGGCCGTCGTCTGCCTGCTGACCGCGTCGATCACTTACATCATCGGCCAGATGACGGGTGTGGGCGTCGCATTCTCGCGCTTCCTCGGAGTGTCGAGCGAGACAGGGATCTACGTAGGTATGGGCATCGTGTTCATGTACGCGGTGTTCGGCGGCATGAAGGGCATCACCTACACGCAGGTGGCCCAGTACATCGTGCTGATCTTCGCCTACACCATCCCGGCTATCTTCATCTCGCTGCAACTGACCGGTAACCCGATTCCGCAACTGGGCTTGGGTTCGGACATGAGCGGCAGCAACTTGTCGCTGCTCACCACGCTCGACCAGGTGGTGACCGACCTCGGGTTCGGCAAATACACGACGACGACCGCGGGCAGCACGCTCAACATGTTCGTCTACACAATGTCGCTGATGATCGGCACTGCGGGTCTGCCGCACGTCATCATGCGCTTCTTCACCGTGCCGAAGGTGGCGGATGCTCGCACCTCGGCCGGTTGGGCGCTGGTGTTCATCGCCATCCTGTACACGACGGCCCCGGCGGTCGCAGCTATGGCGAAGCTGAATCTGCATTCGACGGTGAATGCCGCGGTGATGAAGGGCGGCGACCTGTACGCACCGGAGGCCAGCCTCAAGGCCGAAGAGCGTCCGGATTGGATGAAGCGTTGGGAGAAAACTGGCCTGTTGAAGTTCGAGGACAAGAACGGCGACGGCCGCATCCAGTACTACAACGATGCGACCAAGAATGCCGACGCGAAGGCCAAGGCCGAACAGGCTGGCTGGAAGGGCAACGAGCTGACGGTCAATGCCGACATCATCGTGCTGGCCAACCCGGAAATCGCGCTGCTGCCCAACTGGGTGATCGCGCTGGTGGCAGCGGGCGGTCTGGCTGCCGCGCTGTCGACCGCTGCCGGTCTGCTGATGGCGATCTCCGCCGCGGTGTCGCATGACCTGATCAAGGGCGTGTTCATGCCGGATATCACCGAGAAGGGCGAGCTGATGGCCGGCAAGATCGCCATGGCGGTCGCGATCGTGATCTCCGGCTGGCTCGGCCTGAATCCTCCCGGATTCGCGGCTGGTACGGTGGCGCTGGCCTTCGGTATTGCGGCCAGTTCGCTCTTCCCGGCGATCATGATGGGCATCTTCAGCAAGAAGATGAACAAGGAGGGCGCTGTGTCCGGCATGCTGGCGGGCCTCTTCGTGACCTTGTTCTACGTGTTCGCACACAAGGGCATCTTCTTCATCAAGGGCACCGAGTTCCTCGGTCTGATCGGGGGCGCGAACAGCTTCTTTGGAATCACGCCGGAAGCCTTCGGTGCGATCGGCGCGCTGATCAACTTCGGGGTCGCCTTCGTGGTCGACAAGCTCACGCAGGAGCCGCCGGAGCACATCCAGCATCTGGTGGAGAGCGTGCGTGTGCCGCGCGGAGCCAAGGCGGTCGATGGCGCCCATGCGCATTGA
- a CDS encoding DUF4212 domain-containing protein, with amino-acid sequence MMDDTSAAYWRATLGLLVKVMVIWFVVSFGAGILFAPALNSISLGGYPLGFWFAHQGSIYVFIALIFYYAKKMGDIDRQFDVHED; translated from the coding sequence ATGATGGACGACACAAGTGCAGCGTATTGGCGTGCGACCCTGGGGTTGCTCGTCAAGGTAATGGTGATCTGGTTCGTGGTCTCGTTCGGGGCGGGCATCCTGTTTGCGCCTGCGCTGAACAGCATCTCTCTCGGCGGCTATCCGCTGGGGTTCTGGTTCGCGCATCAGGGTTCGATCTACGTCTTCATCGCGTTGATCTTCTACTACGCGAAGAAGATGGGCGACATCGATCGCCAATTCGACGTTCACGAAGACTGA
- the icd gene encoding NADP-dependent isocitrate dehydrogenase, whose protein sequence is MSASKIKVPAGGQKIIPGQTIPDQPIIPFIEGDGIGVDITPVMIKVIDAAVAKAYSGKKKIHWMEVYAGEKSTQLYGPDEWLPKETFDALKEYSVSIKGPMTTPVGGGIRSLNVALRQELDLYQCVRPVRYFKGVPSPLKNPELTDMVIYRENTEDIYAGIEWASGSEQVKKVIAFLQKEMGVTKIRFPATSGIGIKPVSAEGTSRLVRAAIRYAIDNDRKSVTLVHKGNIMKFTEGLFRDTGYKVAQEEFGAQPIDGGPWCKFKNPKTGREIVVKDAIADAFLQQILLRPAEYDVIATTNLNGDYISDALAAQVGGIGIAPGANISDQYACFEATHGTAPKYAGLDKVNPGSLILSAEMMLRHLDWKEAADLVIKGMEAAIGDKVVTYDFARLMEGAQEVSCSAFGDAMIARM, encoded by the coding sequence ATGAGCGCATCCAAAATCAAGGTTCCCGCAGGTGGCCAGAAGATCATTCCCGGCCAGACAATTCCCGACCAACCGATCATCCCGTTCATCGAGGGCGATGGTATCGGCGTGGACATCACGCCGGTGATGATCAAGGTCATTGACGCAGCGGTTGCGAAGGCATACAGCGGCAAGAAAAAGATCCACTGGATGGAAGTCTATGCGGGCGAGAAATCGACCCAGCTGTACGGTCCCGACGAGTGGCTACCGAAGGAAACCTTCGACGCGCTCAAGGAATACTCGGTGTCGATCAAGGGGCCGATGACGACCCCGGTCGGCGGCGGCATCCGTTCGCTGAACGTGGCTTTGCGTCAGGAACTGGACCTGTACCAATGCGTGCGTCCGGTGCGCTACTTCAAGGGCGTGCCCTCGCCCCTGAAGAATCCGGAGCTTACCGATATGGTCATCTACCGTGAGAACACCGAGGACATCTACGCGGGCATCGAGTGGGCATCGGGCTCGGAGCAGGTGAAGAAGGTCATCGCCTTCCTGCAGAAGGAGATGGGCGTGACGAAGATCCGCTTTCCCGCGACCTCCGGCATCGGTATCAAGCCGGTGTCGGCGGAAGGTACGAGCCGGCTCGTGCGCGCGGCGATCCGGTATGCGATCGACAACGACCGCAAGTCAGTGACCCTGGTGCACAAGGGCAACATCATGAAGTTCACGGAAGGTCTGTTCCGCGACACCGGTTACAAGGTCGCGCAGGAGGAATTCGGCGCGCAGCCGATCGACGGCGGACCGTGGTGCAAGTTCAAGAACCCGAAGACCGGCCGCGAGATCGTCGTCAAGGACGCGATCGCCGATGCCTTCCTGCAGCAGATCCTGCTGCGTCCGGCCGAATACGACGTGATCGCGACCACGAACCTGAACGGCGATTACATCTCCGATGCGCTGGCAGCCCAGGTCGGCGGCATCGGCATCGCGCCGGGGGCGAACATCTCCGACCAGTATGCGTGTTTCGAGGCGACCCACGGGACTGCGCCGAAGTATGCCGGGCTCGACAAGGTCAATCCCGGCTCGCTGATCCTGTCCGCCGAGATGATGCTGCGCCACCTCGACTGGAAGGAAGCCGCAGACCTGGTCATCAAGGGCATGGAAGCGGCGATCGGCGACAAGGTCGTGACCTACGACTTCGCGCGCCTGATGGAGGGGGCGCAGGAAGTGTCGTGCTCGGCCTTCGGCGATGCGATGATCGCACGCATGTAA
- a CDS encoding NADP-dependent isocitrate dehydrogenase, translated as MTDKSSTIIYTLTDEAPLLATYSLLPIIETFTAPAGVTIQKSDISVAARVLAEFSDYLADAQKVPDNLAELGRLTQDPDTNIIKLPNISASVAQLIACIKELQSKGYAIPDYPENPTTEEEKALKVRYGKCLGSAVNPVLREGNSDRRAPAAVKNYAKKHPHSMGEWKQWSQTHVSHMEHGDFYHGEKSMTLDRARNVKMELVTKSGKAVVLKPKVALLDGEIIDSMFMSKKALCEFYEQQLDDCREAGILFSLHVKATMMKVSHPIVFGHCVKIYYKEAFEKHGKLFDELGINVNNGMATLYEKIETLPESKRDEIIRDLHACQEHRPRLAMVDSAKGITNFHSPNDIIVDASMPAMIRGGGKMWGADGKQYDSKCVMPESTFARIYQEMISFCKWHGNFDPATMGTVPNVGLMAQQAEEYGSHDKTFEMPEDGVANITDIDTGEVLMSQNVEAGDIWRMCQVKDAPIRDWVKLAVTRARNSGMPAIFWLDPYRPHENELIKKVQKYLKDHDTSGLDIQIMSQVRAMRYTLERVARGLDTISVTGNILRDYLTDLFPIMELGTSAKMLSIVPLMAGGGMYETGAGGSAPKHVQQLVEENHLRWDSLGEFLALAVSLEEMGIKTGNAKAKLLAKTLDEATGKLLDNDKSPSRRTGQIDNRGSHFYLALYWAEALAAQDEDVELRARFAPLAKALAENEQKIVAELSAVQGKPVDIGGYYCADPVKTEAVMRPSATLNAVLATVNA; from the coding sequence ATGACAGACAAGAGTTCGACGATCATCTACACGCTCACCGACGAGGCGCCCCTGCTGGCGACCTACTCGTTGTTGCCGATCATCGAGACGTTTACGGCGCCGGCCGGTGTGACGATCCAGAAGAGCGACATTTCGGTTGCGGCCCGCGTGCTGGCTGAATTTTCGGATTACCTCGCCGACGCCCAGAAGGTCCCCGACAATCTCGCCGAACTCGGCCGCCTGACCCAGGACCCGGACACCAACATCATCAAGTTGCCGAACATCAGCGCCTCCGTCGCGCAGCTGATCGCCTGCATCAAGGAACTCCAGTCGAAAGGCTACGCGATCCCGGACTATCCGGAGAACCCGACGACCGAGGAAGAAAAGGCGCTCAAGGTCCGTTACGGCAAGTGCCTCGGTTCCGCGGTGAACCCGGTGCTGCGCGAAGGCAACTCCGACCGTCGCGCTCCTGCGGCGGTCAAGAACTACGCCAAGAAGCACCCGCATTCGATGGGTGAGTGGAAGCAGTGGTCGCAGACCCACGTCTCGCACATGGAGCACGGGGACTTCTACCACGGCGAAAAGTCGATGACGCTCGACCGCGCGCGCAATGTGAAGATGGAGCTCGTCACGAAGAGCGGCAAGGCCGTCGTGCTGAAGCCGAAGGTCGCACTGCTCGACGGCGAGATCATCGATTCGATGTTCATGAGCAAGAAGGCGCTGTGCGAGTTCTACGAGCAGCAGCTCGACGACTGCCGTGAAGCCGGCATCCTGTTCTCGCTGCATGTGAAGGCGACGATGATGAAGGTCTCGCACCCGATCGTCTTCGGCCACTGCGTGAAGATCTACTACAAGGAAGCCTTCGAGAAGCACGGCAAGCTGTTCGACGAACTGGGCATCAACGTCAATAACGGCATGGCCACGTTGTACGAGAAGATCGAGACTCTGCCCGAGTCGAAGCGCGACGAGATCATCCGCGACCTGCACGCCTGCCAGGAACACCGCCCGCGTCTGGCGATGGTTGACTCGGCCAAGGGCATCACGAACTTCCACTCGCCCAACGACATCATCGTCGACGCCTCCATGCCGGCGATGATTCGCGGTGGCGGCAAGATGTGGGGCGCAGACGGCAAGCAGTACGACAGCAAGTGCGTCATGCCGGAGTCGACCTTCGCCCGCATCTACCAGGAGATGATCAGCTTCTGCAAGTGGCACGGCAACTTCGACCCGGCCACCATGGGCACGGTGCCGAACGTCGGCCTGATGGCGCAGCAGGCCGAGGAATACGGATCGCACGACAAGACCTTCGAGATGCCGGAAGACGGCGTCGCGAACATCACCGACATCGACACCGGCGAAGTGCTGATGTCGCAGAACGTCGAAGCGGGCGATATCTGGCGCATGTGCCAGGTGAAGGATGCGCCGATCCGCGACTGGGTCAAGCTCGCCGTCACGCGTGCGCGCAACTCGGGCATGCCGGCGATCTTCTGGCTCGACCCCTATCGTCCGCACGAGAACGAGTTGATCAAGAAGGTGCAGAAGTACCTGAAGGATCACGACACCAGCGGCCTCGACATCCAGATCATGTCGCAGGTGCGCGCGATGCGTTACACGCTCGAGCGCGTGGCGCGCGGCCTCGACACGATCTCGGTGACCGGCAACATCCTGCGCGACTACCTGACCGACCTGTTCCCGATCATGGAACTGGGCACCAGCGCCAAGATGCTGTCGATCGTCCCGCTGATGGCTGGCGGCGGCATGTACGAGACCGGCGCGGGAGGTTCGGCCCCGAAGCACGTGCAGCAGCTGGTCGAGGAAAACCACCTGCGCTGGGATTCGCTCGGTGAATTCCTCGCGCTGGCGGTGTCGCTGGAGGAAATGGGCATCAAGACCGGCAACGCGAAGGCGAAGCTGCTGGCGAAGACGCTCGACGAAGCGACCGGCAAGCTGCTTGACAACGACAAGTCGCCCTCGCGTCGCACCGGCCAGATCGACAACCGCGGCAGCCACTTCTACCTCGCCCTGTATTGGGCCGAGGCGCTGGCGGCGCAGGACGAGGACGTCGAGCTGAGGGCGCGCTTCGCGCCGCTCGCGAAGGCTCTTGCCGAGAACGAGCAGAAGATCGTCGCCGAACTCAGCGCGGTGCAGGGCAAGCCGGTCGACATCGGTGGCTACTACTGCGCCGATCCGGTCAAGACCGAGGCGGTGATGCGTCCGAGCGCAACTCTCAACGCGGTACTTGCAACTGTGAATGCCTGA
- the aceK gene encoding bifunctional isocitrate dehydrogenase kinase/phosphatase, with amino-acid sequence MEAPTGENVLAQSIAQALIEGFNKHYRIFRETSRRAKESFEAAEWQAQLAAVRDRVQFYDDRVEETVRRLHEEFDADSVDDDTWQQAKLHYIGILIRHKQPELAETFFNSVCCKILHRTYFNNDYLFARPAISTEYMESYPPVYSSYYPRDAGLRETVRRIIEDFDWQRPFTDLDRDVDLILHTVHRHLGEWPDMEVNCQIQVLYSAFYRNKTAYIIGKGINGYQEYPFAIAVRHNASGRLEIDTILLDPWRISVLFSLSRAYFLVDMEVPSGYVQFLRSIMPNKHRSELYTMLGLGKQGKTMFFRDLIAHLRHSNDQFVIAPGIRGMVMLVFTLPSYPYVFKVIKDVFGSSKNTDRATVKRKYVMVKRVDRVGRMADTLEFSNAALPLARFHPELLEEMRSLAPSAFEIDGDSVIIKHLYIERRMTPLNIYLERSSNEQVEHAVREYGNAIREMATANIFPGDMLWKNFGVTRYGRVVFYDYDEIEYMTDMNFRHIPEAPYPEMEMSGEPWYSAGPMDVFPEEFATFLLGAPRVRQAFMKYHRDLLTPAFWQRTQASIRSGYVEDFFPYPEELRFYHLHASGERRTVG; translated from the coding sequence ATGGAAGCACCGACGGGAGAAAACGTCCTTGCCCAGTCGATCGCACAAGCCCTGATCGAGGGTTTCAACAAGCACTACCGTATCTTCCGCGAGACATCCCGGCGCGCGAAGGAGAGTTTCGAGGCCGCCGAATGGCAGGCACAGCTCGCGGCGGTGCGCGACCGCGTACAGTTCTACGACGATCGCGTCGAGGAGACGGTGCGCCGCCTGCACGAGGAATTCGATGCCGATTCCGTCGATGACGACACCTGGCAGCAGGCCAAGCTCCACTACATCGGCATCCTCATCCGCCACAAGCAGCCGGAGCTCGCCGAGACCTTCTTCAATTCCGTGTGCTGCAAGATCCTGCACCGCACCTACTTCAACAACGACTACCTGTTCGCGCGCCCGGCGATCTCCACCGAGTACATGGAGTCCTACCCGCCGGTCTATAGCAGCTACTATCCGCGCGATGCGGGCCTGCGCGAGACGGTGCGGCGCATCATCGAGGACTTCGACTGGCAGCGCCCCTTCACGGACCTCGACCGCGACGTCGACTTGATCCTGCACACCGTGCACCGGCATCTGGGCGAGTGGCCCGACATGGAGGTGAACTGCCAGATCCAGGTGTTGTACTCGGCCTTCTATCGCAACAAGACGGCCTACATCATCGGCAAGGGCATCAACGGCTACCAGGAATACCCGTTCGCGATTGCCGTGCGCCACAACGCCTCGGGCCGGCTCGAGATCGACACCATCCTGCTCGATCCGTGGCGCATCTCGGTGCTGTTCTCGCTGTCGCGCGCGTATTTCCTCGTCGACATGGAAGTACCGTCCGGATACGTCCAGTTCCTGCGCTCGATCATGCCCAACAAGCACCGCTCGGAGCTCTATACCATGCTGGGCCTAGGCAAGCAGGGCAAGACCATGTTTTTCCGCGACCTCATCGCGCATCTGCGCCACTCCAACGATCAGTTCGTGATCGCGCCGGGTATTCGCGGCATGGTGATGCTCGTCTTCACGCTCCCGTCCTACCCCTATGTGTTCAAGGTCATCAAGGACGTCTTCGGCTCATCGAAGAACACCGACCGCGCGACCGTAAAACGCAAATACGTGATGGTCAAACGCGTCGACCGTGTGGGCCGGATGGCCGACACGCTGGAATTCTCCAACGCCGCCCTGCCCTTGGCACGTTTTCACCCGGAATTGCTCGAGGAAATGCGCAGCCTCGCACCAAGCGCGTTCGAGATCGATGGCGACTCGGTGATCATCAAACACCTCTACATCGAACGCCGCATGACCCCGCTCAACATCTACCTCGAGCGCTCGAGCAACGAGCAGGTCGAGCACGCCGTGCGCGAATACGGCAATGCGATCAGGGAGATGGCGACGGCGAACATATTCCCGGGCGACATGCTGTGGAAGAACTTCGGCGTCACGCGCTACGGCCGGGTGGTGTTCTACGACTATGACGAAATCGAGTACATGACGGACATGAACTTCCGCCACATCCCGGAGGCTCCCTACCCGGAGATGGAAATGTCGGGCGAGCCTTGGTACTCCGCCGGGCCGATGGACGTGTTCCCCGAGGAGTTTGCGACTTTCCTGCTGGGCGCCCCGCGCGTGCGCCAAGCCTTCATGAAATACCACCGCGACCTGCTCACGCCGGCCTTCTGGCAGCGCACGCAGGCCTCGATCCGCAGCGGCTACGTCGAGGACTTCTTCCCGTACCCGGAAGAACTGCGCTTCTACCACCTGCATGCGTCCGGGGAACGGCGCACCGTCGGCTGA
- the soxZ gene encoding thiosulfate oxidation carrier complex protein SoxZ codes for MSTPTRIRATRKDGATELRMLLSHPMENGLRKDAEGKRIPAHFITEVSVQRNGEIVLEADFGPSIAMNPYLAFSIAGGAPGDEIVVSWRDNLGDSRSDAIRVV; via the coding sequence ATGAGCACGCCGACGCGCATCCGCGCAACGCGCAAGGACGGTGCCACGGAGTTGCGCATGCTGTTGTCGCATCCGATGGAGAACGGTTTGCGCAAGGATGCCGAGGGCAAGCGCATACCCGCGCATTTCATCACCGAGGTGAGCGTGCAGCGCAATGGCGAGATCGTGCTGGAGGCGGACTTCGGGCCGTCGATCGCAATGAACCCCTACCTCGCATTCAGCATCGCTGGCGGTGCGCCGGGCGACGAGATCGTTGTGAGCTGGCGCGACAATCTCGGCGACTCGCGCAGCGACGCCATTCGCGTCGTCTAG
- the soxY gene encoding thiosulfate oxidation carrier protein SoxY translates to MDSRRRDVLRAGGAAGIWSVLAAVGIAAPAQARDARNVAAFEATTFDDALRALGAEDAAESGAVRIVAPDVAEDGRAVTISVASDIPRTEQIVVLIEENPYKVAASFRLSGAMAPAIQTRVKMARSTRVHALVRAEGRLFVAWREVTVTVGGCGT, encoded by the coding sequence ATGGATAGTCGGCGCAGGGATGTGCTGAGGGCGGGCGGTGCAGCAGGGATCTGGTCCGTGCTGGCAGCGGTCGGGATCGCAGCGCCGGCGCAGGCTCGGGATGCGAGGAACGTGGCCGCATTCGAGGCCACGACCTTCGACGATGCCCTGCGCGCGCTCGGCGCCGAGGATGCAGCGGAAAGTGGTGCGGTCCGCATCGTGGCGCCGGATGTGGCCGAGGACGGCCGCGCGGTAACGATCTCGGTGGCCAGCGACATTCCGCGGACGGAGCAGATCGTGGTCCTGATCGAGGAGAATCCGTACAAGGTTGCTGCCAGTTTCCGCCTCTCCGGGGCGATGGCGCCGGCTATCCAGACCCGCGTCAAGATGGCGCGCTCGACGCGCGTGCATGCGCTGGTGAGGGCCGAGGGGCGCCTCTTTGTTGCGTGGCGGGAGGTCACGGTGACGGTGGGGGGCTGCGGGACATGA